One region of Sulfuriroseicoccus oceanibius genomic DNA includes:
- a CDS encoding DEAD/DEAH box helicase: MHAQRWGDGIPAVDPSTPPRSRLKNQVPLSLTLAAPAHLPSVGGVADPVKLEPLKGASNDDVLNAFLNWLVETGVDPYDHQEEAILELFDDKNVILNTPTGSGKSLVALAVHYRGLCLGRRSFYTVPIKALANEKFLSLCRTFGPENVGMITGDATVNRDAPIICCTAEILANIALREGENAQVDDVIIDEFHYYSDHSRGVAWQIPLLALPQSRFLLMSATLGETKFFEDELTTLTGAETVLVKSDQRPVPLEFIYSETPLAEMVESLVQNDKAPVYLVHFAQRACAETAQSLTSVNFCSKEEKREIAEALHEANFRSPYGKEVSKLLRHGIGIHHAGLLPKYRVLVEKLTQRGLLKVICGTDTLGVGVNVPIRTVVFTQLCKFDGQGTKILTVRDFKQVAGRAGRRGFDNIGYVVAQAPEHVIENKKLEAKAAASTKKRKLIKKKPPEKGYVAWDESTFRKLISSPSEKLVSRFKVSHSMLLNVMARKDKDGCAELKRVIAASHETDQAKRKHRRQAFAMFRGLVRGGVLTIIPEEERTSDVKVRLHVDLPDDFSMNQALGLYLLDVIPQLDRESPTYVLHLLSLVEAILENPMAVLVAQQNKEKTRLINDLKEEGVGYDERMELLEQVEWPKPDKDFIFDSFNRFIETQPWIEAESIRPKSIVREMFEEYMSFEDYVKEYGLERSEAVLLRHLSDVYKVLEQTVPPGLKTDEVLEAQEYLGDLLRGVDSSLLDEWERMHHPEQALEEKAEAKPEKEVPISRSKKAFTRAVRHAIFTVVKELSHDRVTSALTLIEPDDGDGEKWSVPRLDAILDDYYDGHEFIRLDPEARNAKHAHISELPNARRWRVDQVLIDSDEHNDWVLVVEVDLDASDAKGEPVLTLKSLGPIA, from the coding sequence ATGCACGCTCAGCGCTGGGGGGACGGCATTCCTGCCGTCGATCCCTCGACTCCGCCTCGCTCACGGTTGAAGAACCAAGTCCCCCTCTCGCTTACACTTGCAGCTCCGGCACATCTGCCCTCTGTTGGGGGCGTGGCTGATCCGGTGAAACTCGAACCTCTGAAGGGCGCGTCCAACGACGACGTACTCAACGCATTCCTCAACTGGCTGGTGGAAACCGGCGTCGATCCCTACGACCACCAGGAAGAGGCCATCCTCGAGCTGTTCGACGACAAAAACGTCATCCTCAACACTCCCACTGGATCCGGCAAATCGCTGGTCGCGCTTGCCGTTCATTACCGCGGACTGTGCCTGGGGCGCCGCTCGTTCTACACCGTCCCGATCAAAGCCCTCGCGAACGAGAAGTTCCTCTCATTGTGCCGCACCTTCGGCCCTGAAAATGTCGGCATGATCACCGGCGACGCCACCGTCAACCGCGACGCTCCGATCATCTGCTGCACCGCGGAGATCCTCGCCAACATCGCCCTGCGCGAAGGCGAAAATGCCCAGGTCGACGACGTGATCATCGACGAATTCCACTATTACTCCGACCACTCCCGCGGAGTCGCATGGCAGATCCCGCTGCTGGCCTTGCCTCAATCGCGCTTTCTTTTGATGTCCGCCACGCTCGGCGAGACCAAGTTCTTCGAAGATGAACTGACCACCCTCACCGGAGCCGAGACCGTCTTGGTCAAATCCGACCAGCGCCCAGTGCCGCTCGAGTTCATCTACAGCGAAACCCCACTGGCAGAAATGGTCGAAAGCCTGGTGCAAAACGACAAAGCACCGGTCTATCTCGTCCATTTCGCCCAGCGAGCATGCGCCGAAACCGCACAAAGCCTGACCTCGGTCAACTTTTGCTCGAAGGAAGAAAAGCGCGAGATCGCCGAAGCACTGCACGAGGCGAATTTCCGCAGCCCGTATGGCAAAGAGGTGAGCAAACTGCTGCGCCACGGCATTGGCATCCACCACGCCGGGTTGCTGCCAAAATACCGCGTGCTGGTGGAAAAGCTCACCCAGCGTGGGTTGCTCAAAGTCATCTGCGGTACCGACACCCTGGGCGTCGGGGTGAACGTGCCCATCCGCACAGTCGTCTTCACCCAGCTTTGTAAGTTCGACGGGCAGGGCACGAAGATCCTCACGGTGCGCGATTTCAAACAAGTCGCCGGCCGCGCCGGACGCCGCGGGTTCGACAACATAGGCTACGTCGTCGCCCAGGCACCGGAACACGTGATCGAGAACAAAAAGCTCGAAGCCAAAGCCGCCGCCAGCACGAAAAAGCGCAAGCTCATCAAGAAGAAGCCACCGGAGAAGGGCTACGTGGCATGGGACGAGTCCACGTTCCGCAAACTCATCAGCTCGCCGTCGGAGAAGCTGGTCTCACGCTTCAAGGTCAGCCACAGCATGCTGCTCAATGTGATGGCACGGAAGGACAAGGACGGCTGCGCCGAACTGAAACGGGTGATCGCCGCGAGCCACGAGACCGATCAAGCCAAGCGCAAGCACCGACGCCAGGCATTTGCCATGTTCCGCGGGCTAGTGCGGGGTGGGGTCCTCACCATCATTCCGGAGGAGGAACGCACATCGGATGTGAAAGTGCGCCTCCACGTCGACCTGCCTGATGATTTCTCGATGAACCAGGCACTCGGGCTTTACCTGCTCGACGTGATCCCACAGCTCGACCGCGAATCCCCAACCTACGTGCTGCATTTGTTGTCGCTGGTCGAAGCGATTCTCGAAAACCCGATGGCGGTGCTGGTCGCCCAGCAAAACAAAGAAAAGACCCGCCTCATCAACGACCTCAAGGAAGAAGGCGTCGGCTATGACGAGCGGATGGAACTGCTCGAACAAGTCGAATGGCCGAAACCCGACAAGGACTTCATTTTCGACTCGTTCAACCGCTTCATTGAAACCCAGCCGTGGATCGAAGCCGAAAGCATCCGCCCGAAATCGATCGTGCGCGAAATGTTCGAGGAGTACATGAGCTTTGAGGACTACGTCAAAGAGTACGGCCTCGAACGCTCGGAAGCCGTGCTCCTGCGCCACCTCTCGGATGTCTACAAAGTGCTCGAGCAAACCGTGCCCCCCGGGTTGAAAACGGACGAGGTTCTCGAAGCCCAGGAATACCTCGGCGACCTGCTGCGCGGCGTGGACTCCAGCCTCCTCGACGAGTGGGAGCGCATGCACCACCCGGAACAAGCTCTGGAAGAAAAAGCCGAGGCCAAACCTGAAAAGGAAGTCCCGATCAGCCGCAGCAAAAAGGCATTCACCCGTGCCGTGCGCCACGCCATCTTCACCGTGGTCAAAGAACTCTCACACGACCGCGTGACCTCGGCTCTCACATTGATCGAGCCCGACGACGGAGACGGCGAAAAGTGGTCGGTGCCACGCTTGGATGCCATCCTCGACGACTACTACGACGGTCACGAGTTCATCCGCCTCGACCCGGAAGCGCGCAATGCCAAGCATGCCCACATTTCCGAACTGCCAAACGCACGCCGCTGGCGCGTCGACCAGGTATTGATCGACTCCGACGAACACAACGACTGGGTGCTGGTGGTCGAAGTCGACCTCGACGCCTCGGACGCCAAAGGCGAACCGGTTCTGACACTCAAATCACTCGGACCGATCGCCTGA
- the rpe gene encoding ribulose-phosphate 3-epimerase, translating to MNRSDQIIIAPSLLAADFGKVTEETQRAVRCGADWMHLDVMDGHFVDNISFGPAMVETVDKATDVFLDVHLMISRPDHYLPRFIASGADLVTVHVEADHDVADTLKRIRDVGVLAGLALNPATPISEVEPYLELIDLLLVMTVVPGFGGQSFMEETMPKVEQAAAWRAARELDFHIEVDGGINARTGAIAAKAGANVLVAGSSTFCAPEMGAAIDEIRENAAACQA from the coding sequence ATGAACCGCTCCGATCAAATTATCATCGCCCCGTCGCTGCTCGCGGCGGATTTTGGAAAAGTCACCGAGGAAACCCAGCGCGCCGTGCGTTGCGGAGCCGATTGGATGCACCTCGACGTGATGGATGGACATTTTGTCGACAACATCTCCTTTGGTCCGGCGATGGTCGAGACCGTGGACAAAGCGACCGATGTCTTTCTCGACGTGCATTTGATGATCTCGCGTCCGGATCACTATTTGCCGCGCTTCATTGCGTCCGGTGCGGATTTGGTGACCGTGCATGTCGAGGCGGATCACGACGTGGCGGACACGCTCAAGCGCATCCGCGACGTGGGTGTGTTGGCTGGATTGGCACTGAACCCGGCCACTCCGATCAGCGAAGTCGAGCCGTACCTCGAGCTGATCGACCTCCTGCTGGTCATGACCGTGGTGCCGGGCTTTGGTGGGCAGTCGTTCATGGAGGAAACGATGCCGAAGGTCGAGCAGGCCGCGGCGTGGCGTGCGGCCCGTGAATTAGACTTCCACATCGAAGTCGATGGTGGCATCAACGCGCGTACCGGAGCCATCGCTGCCAAGGCGGGCGCCAACGTGCTGGTCGCCGGCTCGTCGACCTTCTGCGCTCCGGAGATGGGCGCGGCGATCGACGAAATCCGCGAGAACGCCGCAGCCTGCCAGGCTTGA
- a CDS encoding HAD family hydrolase produces MADTPSSAGKRYAYFDLDHTIIPHDTQLLFCNYVLQREGWRRLLLVPFLACLPLAAMRVLRARGMKRIFLGYLAGMKRERLDQLARDFATKEFRKHAYGEIIEEIDRLKAEGYVLILNTASPQIYAEPIAEELGFERCYATRVVIPERMKSLAEIVGPNNKRHAKIDAMADILPAGVTGDNIVAQPGALSFSDSKNDIPLLELAEEGFQVNPSESFRATGEERGWKLLTPKQPYHGEWGNRFAMLRQLFGVFR; encoded by the coding sequence ATGGCTGATACTCCGTCCTCCGCAGGGAAGCGCTACGCGTACTTCGACCTTGATCACACCATCATTCCGCACGACACGCAGTTGTTGTTCTGCAACTACGTGCTGCAGCGGGAGGGTTGGCGGCGACTGTTGTTGGTTCCGTTTCTGGCGTGTTTACCATTGGCGGCGATGCGGGTTTTGAGAGCCCGTGGGATGAAGCGGATTTTCCTGGGCTATCTGGCGGGGATGAAGCGTGAGCGCCTTGACCAATTGGCGCGTGATTTTGCGACGAAGGAGTTTCGCAAGCACGCCTACGGAGAGATTATCGAGGAGATCGACCGCTTGAAGGCGGAGGGCTATGTGCTGATCCTCAATACGGCGAGCCCGCAGATCTACGCCGAGCCGATCGCAGAAGAACTGGGCTTCGAGCGTTGCTATGCCACCCGCGTGGTCATTCCCGAGCGGATGAAGTCGCTGGCGGAAATTGTGGGGCCGAACAACAAGCGCCACGCCAAGATCGACGCCATGGCGGATATTCTCCCGGCCGGTGTGACCGGAGACAACATTGTCGCGCAGCCTGGCGCGTTGTCCTTCTCCGACAGTAAGAACGATATCCCGCTGCTGGAGCTGGCGGAAGAGGGGTTTCAAGTGAACCCGTCGGAGTCGTTCCGCGCCACGGGTGAGGAGAGGGGCTGGAAGCTTCTCACACCAAAACAGCCTTATCACGGAGAATGGGGGAACCGCTTCGCGATGTTGCGTCAGTTGTTCGGCGTTTTCCGATAG
- a CDS encoding nucleoid-associated protein, with translation MSYALAFSQAHLVGMALAKVGNPLRDEPLQTSKQLCEFDEDESELLTATFLKSFKSLERQQFFHHSDLSSNEVYSYVDGVFSDPHTLVDNGAMIAKHLYAQSKHPQIKSGDLCVSYLDGVLVDGEPTQAVCIIKSESLVPFLQIAFDGDDLKLKTLDGIYPEKLDKGCLIVNRDKEEGYAVYVFDKSGGSTHFWVRDFLGVQAVKDASFLTKRYSELCVAFAEKGLPEDTDPEQRREVATKAVSQISEVDEFDLNEFQEKTFDKPEVRQQFSEFKKNFEEEVGSKLDEKFAVVKDEAKKVEKKLKSRLKLDSGADIRFSAPFLKKKDEFFEKGFDEERGLQYVKIYYDREKPV, from the coding sequence ATGTCATACGCTCTTGCATTTTCACAGGCTCATTTGGTCGGAATGGCGCTCGCCAAAGTGGGTAACCCGTTGAGGGATGAACCTCTACAGACGTCGAAGCAACTTTGTGAGTTCGACGAGGATGAGTCCGAGCTGCTCACCGCCACGTTCCTGAAATCGTTCAAGTCGCTTGAGCGGCAGCAGTTTTTCCATCACTCGGACCTGAGCAGCAACGAAGTGTACTCCTACGTCGATGGTGTGTTCTCCGACCCGCACACCCTGGTGGACAACGGCGCGATGATCGCCAAGCACCTGTACGCGCAGTCGAAGCACCCACAGATCAAGTCGGGCGATCTTTGCGTTTCGTATTTGGACGGCGTGTTGGTGGATGGCGAGCCGACCCAGGCCGTCTGTATCATCAAGTCCGAGAGTCTGGTTCCTTTCTTGCAGATCGCTTTTGATGGCGATGACCTGAAGCTTAAGACTCTCGACGGGATCTATCCTGAGAAGTTGGACAAAGGCTGCCTGATCGTGAACCGCGACAAAGAAGAAGGCTATGCGGTTTATGTGTTCGACAAGAGCGGGGGCTCGACCCACTTCTGGGTGCGCGATTTCCTCGGTGTTCAGGCGGTGAAGGATGCGTCATTCCTGACCAAGCGTTACTCCGAGCTGTGCGTGGCCTTCGCGGAGAAGGGCTTGCCAGAGGACACCGACCCAGAGCAGCGCCGCGAAGTGGCGACCAAGGCGGTGAGTCAGATCTCGGAGGTGGATGAGTTCGATTTGAACGAGTTCCAGGAGAAGACATTCGACAAGCCGGAAGTGCGCCAGCAGTTCTCCGAGTTCAAAAAGAACTTCGAGGAGGAAGTCGGTAGCAAGCTTGACGAGAAGTTTGCTGTGGTCAAAGACGAGGCCAAGAAGGTGGAGAAGAAGCTCAAGAGCCGGCTCAAGCTCGACAGCGGAGCGGATATCCGTTTCTCAGCACCATTCCTCAAGAAGAAGGACGAGTTCTTTGAGAAGGGTTTCGATGAAGAACGCGGCCTGCAGTATGTGAAGATCTACTACGATCGCGAGAAGCCGGTGTAA
- a CDS encoding AraC family transcriptional regulator, whose product MTPATIQAEFFSKLRQPLVCEEIFDTLTDTVFFVKDALGRYVVVNQTLADRLGVENKDDLIGLTVLQLFPKSLGEGFANEDRLVLTKGEHITDRLTKHLYRNHREGWSLLQRRPIYSDDDKIIGLIGLAKDLHAPNESGEDFRALSEVISHVQANFSSALKVPELARMAGLSSYQFDQRIRKIFQLSPSQFINKTRVDHACYLLTNSEQSIADIASSCGYADQSAFTRQFRQTTGLTPRAYRQDHEHHSH is encoded by the coding sequence ATGACTCCAGCAACCATCCAGGCCGAATTTTTCTCCAAGCTACGACAGCCACTGGTTTGCGAAGAGATCTTTGACACCCTCACGGACACCGTGTTCTTCGTGAAGGACGCTCTCGGCCGCTACGTGGTGGTGAACCAGACCTTGGCGGACCGCCTTGGGGTGGAGAACAAAGACGACCTGATTGGTCTGACCGTTTTGCAGTTGTTCCCGAAATCGCTTGGTGAAGGCTTCGCCAATGAAGACCGCCTGGTGCTGACCAAGGGCGAGCACATCACCGACCGTCTGACCAAGCACCTGTACCGCAACCACCGCGAAGGTTGGTCGTTGCTGCAGCGCCGACCGATCTATTCGGATGACGACAAGATCATCGGCCTGATTGGTTTGGCGAAGGATCTGCACGCTCCGAACGAGAGTGGTGAAGATTTCCGTGCGCTTTCCGAAGTGATTTCGCACGTTCAGGCGAACTTCAGCAGCGCGCTGAAAGTGCCTGAGTTGGCACGCATGGCTGGATTGTCCTCGTATCAGTTCGACCAGCGTATCCGTAAGATTTTCCAGCTGTCGCCAAGCCAGTTCATCAACAAGACCCGTGTGGATCACGCGTGTTACTTGCTGACCAACTCCGAGCAGTCGATTGCTGATATCGCGAGCTCGTGCGGCTACGCGGACCAGAGTGCGTTCACGCGTCAGTTCCGTCAGACCACCGGCCTGACACCGCGCGCCTACCGTCAGGATCACGAGCACCACAGCCACTGA
- the tadA gene encoding tRNA adenosine(34) deaminase TadA, which produces MSQDEPPIIDLQSDDYFMGEAIREALKAYRRGEVPVGAVLVHEGRIIGRAFNQVETLKDATAHAEMLVLTQAQEAIGDWRLEDCTLYVTKEPCPMCAGAIVHCRPSRVVYGISDPKGGAAGGWINLLQTETLNHQCEITRGVREEESLSIIQQFFREARAKAKERARERKAREAADEPEDVDLWSE; this is translated from the coding sequence ATGAGCCAAGACGAACCGCCAATCATCGACCTCCAAAGCGACGACTACTTCATGGGCGAAGCCATCCGCGAAGCCCTGAAAGCCTACCGTCGTGGCGAAGTGCCGGTCGGTGCGGTGCTCGTTCACGAAGGGCGCATCATCGGCCGCGCGTTCAACCAGGTCGAAACCTTGAAGGACGCCACCGCCCACGCGGAAATGCTCGTCCTCACCCAAGCCCAGGAAGCCATCGGGGACTGGCGCTTGGAAGACTGCACGCTCTACGTCACCAAAGAACCATGCCCGATGTGCGCCGGCGCGATCGTTCATTGCCGCCCATCCCGCGTGGTCTACGGCATCAGCGACCCGAAAGGCGGCGCCGCCGGTGGATGGATCAACCTCTTGCAAACAGAGACTCTCAACCACCAATGCGAGATCACCCGAGGCGTGCGCGAGGAGGAATCCCTCTCCATCATCCAACAATTCTTCCGCGAAGCCCGCGCCAAAGCCAAAGAGCGCGCCCGCGAACGCAAAGCGCGTGAAGCTGCAGATGAACCAGAGGACGTCGACCTCTGGTCCGAATAA
- a CDS encoding gamma carbonic anhydrase family protein, with amino-acid sequence MAIHSLPGRDPEIHESAFVAPSADIIGAVKVGKDASIWYNAVLRGDINRIEVGEGSNVQDGCVIHLEKNQGTVIGKYVTVGHKAMLHACVVEDECLIGMGSIVMDGAVVGARSIVGAGALVTMNTKIPPGSLVLGAPAKVIRQLSVEEQEALKQGALNYVEYQKDYKVN; translated from the coding sequence ATGGCAATTCATTCATTACCGGGGCGCGATCCCGAAATTCACGAGTCGGCATTTGTTGCCCCAAGCGCGGACATCATCGGCGCGGTGAAGGTGGGGAAAGATGCGAGCATTTGGTATAACGCGGTTTTGCGAGGAGATATCAACCGCATTGAAGTGGGCGAGGGATCCAATGTGCAGGATGGTTGTGTGATCCATTTGGAGAAGAACCAAGGGACTGTGATCGGCAAGTACGTGACAGTTGGTCACAAAGCGATGCTTCATGCGTGTGTCGTTGAAGACGAGTGTCTTATAGGTATGGGTTCGATTGTGATGGACGGCGCGGTGGTCGGTGCGCGTTCGATTGTCGGCGCGGGGGCATTGGTTACGATGAACACAAAGATCCCTCCGGGGTCACTGGTGCTCGGGGCTCCGGCCAAGGTGATCCGCCAACTCAGCGTGGAAGAACAGGAAGCGCTCAAGCAAGGGGCGCTCAACTACGTCGAGTACCAAAAGGACTACAAGGTAAACTAG
- a CDS encoding PH domain-containing protein produces the protein MSASVVVIRDGRELGPFDEDALRDRIKLMVIDPEEPCLDCETGEEWTCAEWLNAPVVDPEDSSDTAWDDAAEDLSEPLWVGSPSLLVYAYPLTLAAAQCAGGIALLSWRYELWIGAALVALGLLTGSITLWLRSTREYLISERRVEVLSGWLAKSSREALIADIRSINVKKSGLSGALGVGDVEFGTAGSSGIEVTFQGVPSASRVKQLVREIQDEQA, from the coding sequence ATGTCCGCTTCTGTTGTCGTCATTCGCGATGGCCGTGAACTCGGTCCATTCGACGAGGACGCACTGCGCGACAGGATCAAGCTGATGGTGATCGATCCGGAGGAACCCTGCCTCGACTGCGAAACCGGCGAGGAGTGGACCTGCGCGGAATGGCTCAATGCTCCGGTTGTCGACCCGGAGGACAGCTCGGACACCGCGTGGGATGACGCCGCCGAGGATCTGAGCGAACCATTGTGGGTCGGAAGTCCGTCACTGCTCGTCTACGCCTACCCGCTCACGCTCGCCGCCGCCCAGTGCGCCGGCGGCATTGCACTCCTGAGCTGGCGCTACGAGCTCTGGATCGGTGCGGCTCTGGTCGCACTGGGGCTCCTCACCGGCTCCATCACGCTGTGGCTGCGCTCCACCCGCGAATACCTCATCTCCGAGCGGCGGGTCGAAGTCCTCTCCGGCTGGCTCGCCAAGAGCTCACGCGAGGCACTCATCGCCGACATCCGCTCGATCAACGTGAAGAAGTCCGGACTCTCCGGTGCACTCGGTGTCGGCGATGTGGAATTCGGTACCGCCGGCAGCTCGGGCATCGAAGTCACCTTCCAAGGGGTGCCCAGCGCCTCTCGCGTGAAACAACTCGTGCGCGAAATCCAGGACGAACAGGCCTAG
- a CDS encoding YbjN domain-containing protein gives MAEDSQLLQLVTSALTKAGWSFARVDNPDQEVLRMDFDAHHTRVPITIQIFGPIGAVAVVAEDNHNTPPEVREKLAELLMRTNLQLTIGAFEMNWDNLRTYFRITNVFNTAAGMDQALPGMVSAAVAELDRMTPQIAELIKAKDTIDQFDIGRLMRREDYLPDPENTSPSGLELE, from the coding sequence ATGGCCGAAGATTCCCAATTGCTGCAACTTGTCACCTCCGCACTGACCAAAGCGGGCTGGTCGTTCGCCCGGGTGGACAACCCGGATCAGGAAGTACTGCGCATGGACTTCGACGCCCATCACACCCGCGTACCCATCACCATTCAGATCTTCGGCCCGATTGGCGCCGTCGCCGTGGTCGCCGAGGACAACCACAACACGCCACCGGAAGTCCGCGAAAAACTCGCCGAGTTGCTGATGCGCACCAACCTGCAACTCACCATCGGCGCGTTCGAAATGAACTGGGACAACCTGCGCACGTATTTCCGCATCACCAATGTCTTCAACACCGCAGCTGGCATGGACCAGGCTCTGCCCGGCATGGTCAGCGCGGCCGTGGCGGAACTCGACCGCATGACCCCGCAAATCGCCGAACTGATCAAAGCCAAAGACACGATCGATCAATTCGACATCGGCCGGCTGATGCGCCGCGAGGATTACCTCCCGGATCCCGAAAACACCAGCCCGTCGGGACTAGAACTGGAATAA
- a CDS encoding HU family DNA-binding protein has protein sequence MNKSELVEAVQSALGEDTSKRAAEDAVKAVLDSIATGVKKDGVVQLIGFGTFKVSERAAREGRNPKTGEKMQIAASKSVRFSPSSNLKASL, from the coding sequence ATGAACAAATCTGAACTCGTTGAAGCAGTCCAAAGCGCACTTGGTGAAGACACTTCGAAGCGCGCCGCTGAAGATGCCGTTAAGGCTGTCCTCGACTCGATCGCTACCGGCGTCAAGAAAGACGGTGTGGTCCAGTTGATCGGCTTCGGAACCTTCAAGGTCTCCGAGCGTGCAGCTCGCGAAGGACGCAACCCTAAGACCGGTGAGAAAATGCAGATCGCCGCGTCGAAGTCGGTTCGCTTCTCCCCATCGTCGAACCTCAAGGCAAGCCTCTAA
- a CDS encoding SHD1 domain-containing protein, with product MNTGKAVIGALALITIGWAEARTWTDVQGRKLEAELLEVTGEGVVLKLQNGRQANVPFAKLSEADQEFAKSWEAPAKNDAPSGGGVPEGAKLNWNVPWPSEAEVEGDADIEIIEEDKDGRRFVYESPRYRYISDVGLKKSVVSSFAEMFEATCVYCESMPLAMTGATRANGGKFDILLFETKESYIKAGGPPSSAGVYMGAKNTVMVPLESIGVKKFGSSYTRDRDKSSGTLIHELTHQLTPFEYYESGARGWFSEGIAEYTTATPYRNGRFRLTNNIKKVAEYITEFGSDGKAGRRLGEEINAPDLKQFMLMPYSQFTGGNANFNYGFACLLTTYFIHLDGDGDAARLKEFLKALRQGKKGEEALAVLLDGRSFDEMEEDISDGWRRKGIKVSFN from the coding sequence ATGAACACAGGTAAGGCAGTGATTGGCGCGCTCGCGCTCATAACTATTGGTTGGGCGGAAGCCAGGACGTGGACTGACGTCCAAGGGCGGAAACTTGAGGCAGAGCTTTTGGAGGTGACCGGTGAGGGGGTGGTGCTGAAGTTGCAAAACGGCCGCCAGGCCAATGTGCCTTTTGCGAAGCTTTCAGAGGCGGATCAGGAGTTTGCCAAGAGCTGGGAGGCACCGGCAAAGAATGATGCTCCGTCCGGTGGCGGGGTGCCCGAAGGCGCGAAGCTGAATTGGAACGTGCCATGGCCGAGCGAAGCCGAGGTCGAGGGGGACGCGGATATTGAAATTATCGAAGAGGACAAAGACGGCCGCCGGTTTGTCTATGAGAGCCCGCGCTACCGCTACATCTCGGACGTGGGGTTGAAGAAGTCGGTGGTGTCGAGTTTTGCCGAAATGTTCGAGGCGACCTGTGTGTACTGCGAGTCCATGCCTTTGGCGATGACCGGAGCGACCCGGGCCAATGGCGGCAAGTTCGACATTTTGTTGTTCGAGACCAAAGAGAGCTACATCAAGGCCGGCGGGCCACCGTCCAGCGCGGGTGTCTATATGGGCGCAAAGAACACGGTGATGGTCCCTCTGGAGAGCATTGGAGTGAAGAAATTTGGCAGCTCGTACACTCGTGACCGGGACAAGAGCAGTGGAACACTTATCCACGAACTGACCCACCAGCTGACTCCATTCGAGTACTACGAAAGCGGGGCCCGTGGATGGTTCTCCGAGGGAATCGCCGAGTACACCACCGCTACGCCTTACCGCAATGGGCGCTTTCGCCTCACCAACAACATTAAGAAGGTGGCAGAGTACATCACGGAATTCGGGTCGGATGGTAAGGCGGGGCGCAGGTTGGGGGAAGAGATCAACGCTCCTGATCTGAAGCAGTTCATGCTGATGCCTTACAGTCAGTTCACTGGAGGCAATGCGAACTTCAACTACGGGTTTGCCTGTTTGCTGACTACGTATTTCATCCATTTGGACGGCGACGGGGATGCCGCGCGTCTGAAGGAATTCCTCAAGGCGCTGCGCCAAGGAAAGAAGGGCGAGGAAGCGCTCGCCGTGCTGCTTGATGGCCGCAGCTTCGACGAAATGGAGGAAGACATCAGCGACGGTTGGCGCCGCAAGGGGATCAAAGTGAGCTTCAACTAA
- a CDS encoding bifunctional nuclease family protein — MTSSGDKAVVPVEVKAVVPTSGGCAVFLGDDEKVFVIHVDPVVGAAIAGALGGVPAIRPQTHDLIGALLLAFGGKVERVVVNDFKNDVFYARLILSEENEVQERKVVELDARPSDAIAVALRQKAPLFVVQSVWDGAEDVTELLEKLADQGLVPRPEDGENEIGGLDAE; from the coding sequence ATGACCAGTTCAGGCGACAAGGCAGTGGTGCCGGTAGAAGTAAAAGCGGTGGTTCCGACGAGCGGGGGCTGTGCGGTTTTTTTAGGGGATGACGAGAAAGTTTTCGTGATCCACGTCGATCCTGTGGTTGGCGCGGCGATTGCGGGGGCGCTTGGTGGCGTGCCGGCGATTCGTCCTCAGACCCATGATTTGATCGGTGCCTTGTTGCTGGCGTTTGGCGGAAAAGTCGAGCGTGTGGTGGTGAACGACTTCAAGAACGATGTGTTCTACGCCCGGTTGATTTTGTCCGAGGAGAACGAAGTACAGGAGCGCAAAGTGGTCGAGCTCGACGCGCGTCCTAGTGATGCGATTGCGGTGGCGTTGCGCCAGAAAGCGCCGTTGTTTGTTGTGCAGTCGGTGTGGGACGGCGCGGAGGACGTGACTGAGCTACTGGAGAAGCTCGCCGACCAAGGGTTGGTGCCGAGGCCGGAGGACGGTGAAAATGAAATCGGCGGCCTGGACGCGGAGTGA